A single Thermoleophilia bacterium DNA region contains:
- a CDS encoding IS3 family transposase, whose amino-acid sequence MGKTKPPYAPEFRAEAIRLVRSGGVTQSQVGRDLGVSRSGYHVWKRRRPSARSLADAALTERIEAIHEASRGIYGAPRIQAELADDHAICVGRKRVARSGQSMRC is encoded by the coding sequence ATGGGCAAGACCAAGCCACCCTATGCGCCCGAGTTCCGCGCTGAGGCGATCCGCCTGGTGCGCAGCGGCGGCGTCACGCAGAGCCAGGTCGGAAGAGACCTTGGTGTGTCGCGTTCGGGCTACCACGTCTGGAAGCGCCGCAGGCCGTCGGCCAGGTCGCTGGCCGACGCGGCGCTCACCGAGCGCATCGAGGCGATCCATGAGGCGTCGCGCGGCATCTACGGCGCGCCGCGCATCCAGGCGGAGCTCGCCGACGACCACGCGATCTGCGTGGGCAGGAAGCGCGTCGCCCGATCTGGCCAATCTATGCGCTGCTGA
- a CDS encoding pre-peptidase C-terminal domain-containing protein, which produces MTTVALGRTAPFPLCRSLSRRRRARSLWAVVDTILMLCAVALVPAEASATTADSFEPDGTYSSASTIGTSGIPQQHTIFPSQDEDWMSFTVDAGSIYAIETAQNTSSDTLDTVLELYDSNGTTLLASNDDNEGSSPYSRIDYTASASKTLYARVTGFAATSIGGYAFTVRALGATGTISVPGTADFGNVPAGSTQRRTIQVKNAGSAPLTITGVEISGSAFSIVRDEANGATIPAGGTREIEVKYAPTVGYGGAPNAVAHSWTNVLVQYNYDVDTGVLASRTVFAGFLNTGGAGDLAWRVRAPSSERSGTSAVVAGGGYSIRVTVNDGRGTGLVELLKPVTKTWNFDRTLGSLASVTVSRVPDGRLTITSNDAENPQKIVGLFGVCPKTQSRASCKITLTLSGLTKGALKLGNKVTAKGKVTSTNLSATKAKLTLQRKAGSTWAKVKVVSRTLSAAKTYSWTYKPTRKGTYRIRATVAQTATNKSAASSWKTFSVK; this is translated from the coding sequence ATGACCACCGTCGCACTCGGCCGTACGGCCCCATTCCCGCTGTGCCGGTCCCTCTCCCGACGCCGGCGCGCGAGGTCGCTCTGGGCGGTCGTCGATACGATCCTCATGCTCTGCGCAGTCGCCCTCGTCCCGGCAGAGGCTAGTGCCACCACCGCCGACTCCTTCGAACCGGACGGCACGTACTCCTCAGCCAGCACAATCGGCACCAGTGGCATCCCGCAGCAGCACACGATCTTCCCCTCACAGGACGAGGACTGGATGTCGTTCACGGTGGACGCCGGCTCGATCTACGCCATCGAGACGGCCCAGAACACCTCTTCCGACACGTTGGACACCGTCCTGGAGCTATACGACTCGAACGGCACGACACTGCTCGCCAGCAACGACGACAACGAGGGGTCGAGCCCCTACTCGCGCATCGATTACACAGCCAGCGCCAGCAAGACACTGTACGCCCGCGTGACCGGCTTCGCCGCGACGAGCATCGGCGGCTACGCGTTCACCGTGCGGGCCCTCGGCGCCACGGGCACCATCAGCGTCCCCGGCACGGCCGACTTCGGCAACGTGCCTGCCGGCAGCACCCAGCGACGGACGATCCAGGTCAAGAACGCCGGCAGCGCGCCGCTTACGATCACCGGCGTGGAGATCAGTGGCAGCGCCTTTTCGATCGTACGCGACGAAGCGAACGGCGCCACAATCCCCGCCGGCGGCACCCGCGAGATCGAGGTCAAGTACGCACCGACGGTCGGCTACGGTGGCGCGCCGAACGCCGTGGCGCACAGCTGGACGAACGTGCTGGTTCAGTACAACTACGATGTGGACACCGGCGTGCTGGCGAGTCGCACTGTGTTCGCGGGCTTCCTGAACACCGGCGGCGCCGGAGATCTCGCCTGGCGTGTCCGCGCACCTTCATCGGAGCGCAGCGGGACCTCGGCGGTCGTCGCCGGCGGCGGCTACTCCATCAGAGTAACCGTCAACGATGGGCGAGGCACGGGACTCGTGGAACTGCTCAAACCCGTCACCAAGACCTGGAACTTCGACAGGACGCTGGGGAGCCTGGCGAGCGTTACCGTCTCCAGGGTGCCCGACGGGCGCCTGACCATCACCAGCAACGACGCCGAGAACCCGCAGAAGATCGTCGGCTTGTTCGGCGTCTGCCCGAAGACCCAGTCGCGAGCGTCGTGCAAGATCACGCTCACGCTGAGCGGCCTAACGAAGGGTGCGCTCAAGCTCGGCAACAAAGTGACCGCGAAAGGCAAGGTCACCTCGACCAATCTCAGTGCCACCAAGGCCAAGCTGACTCTCCAGCGCAAGGCGGGCAGCACGTGGGCCAAGGTCAAGGTCGTGTCGCGCACACTGAGCGCCGCCAAGACATACAGCTGGACGTACAAGCCGACGCGAAAGGGGACCTACCGCATCCGCGCCACGGTCGCGCAGACGGCAACCAACAAGAGCGCCGCGAGTTCGTGGAAGACGTTCTCGGTCAAGTGA
- a CDS encoding TetR family transcriptional regulator: MTRAAGRPRVHTQFDRMVIAKAGLALVDHRGLDALTLRNLASELGVGTTTVYRHVSSKDEIALDVVALLFAEMSLDPQPGDGLGDWIRRAAFSMRAMALRHPRAFPLYATAPVDKAPVLDYARRFLRALGAYGVAEKQAVAALQVFGGYLTGFLLQEAAEKVRLLDAPTASAHEEDPLRDQMALLHRGDTFAMGLDAVYEGLRHLQVLRI, translated from the coding sequence TTGACGCGCGCTGCCGGCCGACCGAGGGTCCACACCCAGTTCGATCGAATGGTGATCGCCAAGGCGGGGCTGGCGCTCGTCGATCACAGGGGGCTCGACGCCCTGACTCTGCGCAACTTGGCGAGCGAGCTTGGTGTCGGCACGACCACCGTCTACCGCCACGTCTCATCGAAGGACGAGATAGCGCTCGACGTCGTCGCACTCCTGTTCGCGGAAATGAGCCTGGATCCTCAGCCCGGCGACGGTCTTGGCGACTGGATCCGTCGCGCGGCTTTCTCCATGCGGGCGATGGCGCTGCGCCACCCCAGAGCCTTCCCTCTGTATGCGACTGCGCCGGTCGACAAGGCGCCGGTGCTCGACTATGCACGCCGCTTCCTGCGGGCGTTGGGCGCTTACGGTGTAGCTGAAAAGCAGGCGGTCGCCGCTTTGCAGGTGTTCGGCGGCTATCTCACCGGGTTTCTTCTGCAGGAGGCAGCGGAGAAGGTGCGACTCCTCGACGCTCCCACGGCCAGCGCGCACGAGGAGGACCCGCTGCGGGACCAGATGGCGCTACTGCATCGCGGCGACACTTTCGCGATGGGTCTCGACGCCGTGTACGAGGGCCTTCGACACCTGCAAGTGCTCCGGATCTAG
- a CDS encoding Nif3-like dinuclear metal center hexameric protein: MTRVGDIIKTIDRLAPFALAEQWDHVGLQVGAAADEVSGVLVALEADDAAFDAARRLDCQALVVHHPLLYKPLERLTQDDLAGRLALRAAREQRAVVVAHTNLDRAHGGIADIVANMLDLEETMPLAPAPADAYKLVGFVPVDDLDLVRTAVFSVGAGVIGDYEHCSWSVEGQGTFFGREGSSPSFGVKGRDEVVPEVRLEVVFPRALRRRVVAAFVGAHPYEEPAFDIYPVENEVASLGFGRLGLLPEALPLATFAAEVAAVLRQPSLRYAGDGNRLVRRIACLPGSGAEAIARGVADVADVLVTGDVKYHEARAALAQGLALVDAPHDVAEQEAMLRWSETLALALAGSGVRIETLRQPAGVWHTYAAASRQPAVEPNALAGEPVSGDDLAPAPPSVRVAGRAERPTRRCDNRHRLYTDGGSRGNPGPAGIGAVLLSASGDVVDELADFIGVATNNVAEYQALLAGLELALDREVECLDVFLDSELVVRQINGEYQVKDKTLKALHGQATHLIHQFHEIDVRHVPRAQNAAADALVNQALDAAGH, encoded by the coding sequence ATGACGCGAGTCGGCGACATCATCAAGACCATCGACCGCTTGGCGCCGTTTGCACTTGCCGAGCAGTGGGACCACGTTGGGCTGCAGGTGGGCGCCGCCGCCGACGAGGTGAGCGGCGTGCTCGTCGCCCTCGAGGCCGACGACGCCGCTTTCGATGCGGCGCGGCGTCTCGATTGCCAGGCTCTCGTCGTTCATCATCCGCTTCTGTACAAGCCGCTGGAGCGACTCACGCAGGACGACCTGGCCGGCCGCTTAGCGTTACGTGCGGCGCGCGAGCAGCGGGCGGTGGTCGTCGCTCACACCAATCTCGATCGTGCCCACGGCGGCATCGCCGATATCGTCGCCAACATGCTCGATCTCGAAGAGACGATGCCGTTGGCGCCCGCGCCTGCCGACGCCTACAAGCTCGTCGGGTTCGTGCCGGTCGACGATCTCGATCTGGTGCGCACGGCCGTCTTTTCCGTCGGCGCCGGCGTCATCGGCGACTACGAGCACTGTTCGTGGTCGGTCGAGGGGCAGGGCACATTCTTCGGGCGCGAGGGCAGCTCGCCGAGTTTCGGCGTCAAAGGTCGCGACGAGGTGGTCCCCGAGGTGCGCCTCGAGGTGGTCTTCCCGCGGGCGTTGCGGCGCCGAGTGGTGGCCGCCTTTGTCGGCGCGCATCCCTACGAAGAGCCGGCCTTCGATATCTATCCGGTCGAGAACGAAGTCGCGAGTCTCGGCTTCGGGCGGCTGGGTTTGCTGCCCGAGGCGCTCCCGCTGGCGACTTTCGCCGCCGAGGTGGCCGCGGTCTTGCGGCAACCGTCGCTGCGCTACGCCGGCGACGGCAACCGCCTCGTGCGCCGCATCGCCTGCCTGCCCGGGTCGGGTGCTGAGGCCATCGCGCGCGGTGTGGCCGACGTCGCCGATGTCCTCGTCACCGGCGACGTCAAGTACCACGAGGCGCGCGCGGCGCTGGCTCAGGGTTTGGCGCTGGTGGACGCGCCGCACGATGTCGCGGAACAGGAGGCCATGTTGCGCTGGAGCGAAACGCTGGCGCTCGCCCTCGCCGGGTCCGGCGTCCGCATCGAGACGTTGCGTCAGCCGGCAGGCGTTTGGCACACGTACGCCGCGGCCTCCCGGCAGCCAGCCGTCGAGCCTAACGCGCTGGCCGGCGAGCCTGTGAGCGGCGACGACCTCGCGCCGGCGCCGCCCAGCGTGCGCGTCGCGGGCCGTGCCGAGCGACCCACTCGGCGCTGCGACAATCGTCATCGCCTCTACACCGACGGCGGCTCTCGAGGCAATCCTGGTCCCGCCGGCATCGGTGCGGTGCTGCTCTCGGCGAGCGGCGACGTGGTCGACGAGCTCGCCGACTTCATCGGCGTCGCCACGAACAACGTGGCCGAGTATCAGGCGCTCCTCGCGGGCTTGGAGCTCGCTCTCGACCGCGAGGTCGAATGCCTGGACGTCTTCCTGGACAGCGAATTGGTGGTGCGCCAGATCAACGGCGAGTATCAGGTGAAGGACAAGACGCTCAAGGCGCTGCACGGCCAGGCGACTCACCTCATTCACCAGTTCCACGAGATCGACGTACGCCACGTGCCGCGCGCGCAAAACGCGGCTGCCGACGCGCTCGTCAATCAGGCGCTGGACGCCGCCGGACACTAG